The DNA segment CTCATCCAGTCATTGTTGCAGTTTTCGGAATGGTCTGTAGCATCGTTGGGAGCCTCTAGCGGAAATATCTCTCCGCATTGCGCCAACACGCCCCCACGAATGAATCCGTCAAGGCCCGGTCGGTTTACCCGCACACTTCCTTAGGGTTCCAACTTGCTCCTAGAACAAGTCTCCGATAGTGCTTCTCGGTGACCGGATGACTTCCATTGCATAAGGCTTAATCGAAAATATCGTTTTATTGCATTGAAAAACTCGATGAGGTCGAAACATCCGAAACCTGCACTTGCTTTTCATATATTATCTGCGTGATTTGATGATTTCCGTATTGACTTTTTCCGCAGAGAGGGTAAGAATCACATAAGTATCCGGTTGTTTGGTGACAGTCTGGTCTGCGCATTGGCGCTTACCAGGGAACGATTCAAAGGAGTACACGCCGTGAATCCCCGAGAGAAAGGCTTTACCCTGATTGAATTGCTGGTCGTTATTGCAATCATTGGAATCCTGGCGGCTATTCTGCTTCCCGCTCTGGCGCGCGCTCGCGAAGCGGCCCGAAGGGCGAGCTGCCAAAACAATCTGAAGCAGATGGGCATCGTCTTCAAGATGTATGCGGGAGAGTCGAAGGGCGAGAAGTATCCCCATATTGCCGTTTGGCAAGGCATGGCATCCGAACCGGACGATTGTTCCCTGCGCCCCGTCGCAAACAACTTCACGTGGGACGGCCCATCCGTGTATCCGGAATACCTCACGGATTACTCCGTTTCAATATGTCCTTCGTCGCCGCGGCACGGAAACGAAATGGAGGCAGGCAGATTTAACTTCAGAGAAGATCCCAATGAGCCCCTTAATCCCTGCCGATTCCAGGATCTTTCCTACGGATACATGGGCTACGCAATATCCGACAACGATCTCTACGTTGATGTGTCGCTACGCAACGACTCAGCCAATCCCATCGGCAACATAAGGCCGGACGCGCTCAATGCACTGCTGACCCTGACTGCGGCGCAACCAGCAGTGGATGGAGTCGAAACGGTCGACTCAGACATCTCTGTGGGTGCGGTCACCTTCTATCGGTTGCGAGAGGGTATCGAGCGTTTCTTCATATCCGACATCAACAATCCGGCGGCAAGCGCCGTGGCACAGAGTGCCATTTGGATTCATTTTGATTCGGCATCCACAGAGATCATCCAATACAGCCACATCCCCGGTGGCGGTAACGTCCTATACATGGACGGACACGTCAAGTTCCTTCGCTATCCCAGCGATTCCCCACTCACACGATGCCTTACCGAAGTCCTGTCGATGGGATAACATGGCCC comes from the Candidatus Hydrogenedentota bacterium genome and includes:
- a CDS encoding DUF1559 domain-containing protein; this encodes MNPREKGFTLIELLVVIAIIGILAAILLPALARAREAARRASCQNNLKQMGIVFKMYAGESKGEKYPHIAVWQGMASEPDDCSLRPVANNFTWDGPSVYPEYLTDYSVSICPSSPRHGNEMEAGRFNFREDPNEPLNPCRFQDLSYGYMGYAISDNDLYVDVSLRNDSANPIGNIRPDALNALLTLTAAQPAVDGVETVDSDISVGAVTFYRLREGIERFFISDINNPAASAVAQSAIWIHFDSASTEIIQYSHIPGGGNVLYMDGHVKFLRYPSDSPLTRCLTEVLSMG